Proteins from one Arsenophonus apicola genomic window:
- a CDS encoding terminase small subunit translates to MALTDKQAAFCREYLIDLNGTQAAIRAGYSEKTAKDIAAENLAKPNIQNRIQQLINSRNERLDVDADYVLKRLVSIDQMDILDILTDEGDLKPVKAWPKVWRTSLNGLDIMAISSAEDTTEALLKKIKWPDKIKNLELLGKHISVMAFKEQITQKIEATCNIMPVPACDSVDDWEKVAQQQQSEALSG, encoded by the coding sequence ATGGCACTCACAGACAAACAAGCCGCATTTTGTCGCGAGTACCTCATCGATCTTAATGGCACACAAGCTGCTATCAGAGCTGGTTACAGTGAAAAAACAGCCAAAGATATTGCCGCTGAGAACCTAGCAAAACCCAACATTCAAAATCGAATTCAGCAATTAATAAATAGCCGCAATGAACGTCTGGATGTTGATGCGGACTATGTTCTGAAACGTCTTGTTAGTATTGATCAAATGGACATTCTCGATATTTTGACGGATGAAGGTGATTTAAAACCTGTCAAAGCGTGGCCAAAAGTCTGGCGCACTAGCTTAAATGGTTTAGATATTATGGCCATTTCATCGGCGGAAGATACAACTGAGGCGCTACTAAAGAAAATTAAGTGGCCAGACAAAATTAAAAACCTTGAGTTACTTGGTAAGCATATCTCAGTCATGGCATTTAAAGAGCAGATTACGCAAAAAATAGAAGCGACCTGTAACATTATGCCAGTTCCTGCCTGTGACAGTGTCGATGATTGGGAAAAAGTCGCTCAGCAACAACAAAGTGAGGCACTAAGTGGATGA
- a CDS encoding phage tail assembly chaperone, whose protein sequence is MGLPWARIPLIPVAGQKAAEIVTFTFNHKAMSELEAMREMPIEEFYCQIIADWAIEQPYNADNLKLLFDNYPAAASAITTTYYQELLGQREKN, encoded by the coding sequence TTGGGATTACCATGGGCAAGAATTCCCCTTATTCCCGTAGCAGGTCAAAAAGCGGCTGAAATTGTAACTTTCACTTTTAATCATAAAGCGATGAGTGAACTGGAAGCAATGCGCGAGATGCCGATTGAAGAGTTTTATTGCCAGATTATTGCTGACTGGGCGATAGAACAGCCCTATAACGCCGACAATCTAAAATTACTGTTTGATAATTATCCCGCGGCGGCCAGTGCGATCACGACCACCTATTATCAGGAATTATTAGGACAACGGGAAAAAAACTAA
- a CDS encoding DUF1799 domain-containing protein, with amino-acid sequence MTEICNFETAFGFTPESCDIEVWPDVWPAYLTFNAMRTQWRTGINGPTGLDYGVLSQVIDLLNLTSDKTTLFNDIRVMEARALVMMYR; translated from the coding sequence GTGACCGAAATCTGCAATTTTGAAACCGCATTCGGCTTTACCCCGGAAAGTTGTGATATTGAAGTTTGGCCAGATGTCTGGCCTGCCTATCTCACCTTTAATGCCATGCGTACCCAATGGCGAACAGGCATCAATGGCCCAACAGGTTTAGATTATGGCGTTCTGTCACAGGTTATTGATTTATTAAACCTGACTAGCGATAAAACGACTTTGTTTAATGATATACGGGTGATGGAGGCGAGGGCTTTAGTGATGATGTATCGGTGA